In Archangium violaceum, the following are encoded in one genomic region:
- a CDS encoding carboxypeptidase regulatory-like domain-containing protein: MMSELLAMPLSSPRGSLAIEGTVVGPEGPVPGIVVIATAPQPGEALVDQPCRCEDHCARELLELGCGSVEAQLAEWVVAHEDDALPLARVVTDAAGRFRLEGLEAGSHTLWAQSERHAGVHPEVAAGAQGVELRVDEGTWLSRVARDEDGRPLAGARFTALLHAPGRLFEKSTRDDGFAILGPLPRGEYTLLVEKEGLLPAVVRMSSAFDVGQEVTLYRPRRVSGRVEAGGGPAEGLTVLLTGEHRRLQAMTDSRGLFTFEGLRTGSYEVTVRRDELLAARRVTVEPGLDVEEVVLELAPGMGLGLSGRVTDEAGHPIAGARVDAARGAGEYGSFEWHTLTDAQGRYLLALPGPGTYRFLFDSERHQQYRLPARPYEHSEELDVTLEPSVLVEGHTVDESGAPVSGVEVYRVEPVEGSDFFDRVGRWDTSRRDGSFMLEGPEPGTWYLVPEHKDFLDARLTLQAPAREVKVVLRRGASVEVEVVDEAERPVVDAWVKLEPERRAGTASGLQEHQRMRRQTKQGATGMDGRRVFSGLLPGRFKVEVTARRVLSRRVAHGEVEVRGTEQGRVRLRLTEGKGGFAGVVVDGEGKPLEYAMVRATPVEFARVRPGEPYQDEGGEGLDMEGTGPDGRFTFSRLRGEAWAVTAYKDGYFLDVEASGEGLEIAAPREWNVLARGTEEVRLVLARLPHVSGRVVREDGTPVTRFEVDSRSMSHPEGQFSVAMRGTGEQRVWFKAPGLSTTHRVVQVRQGEDVALGDVVLRAKRTVRGRVVDAVTRAPVAGATVEEGFASRRAYRRRTEEIPQARTRGDGSFTLTVGGEGVLPLTVLHSSYRAVELTVAEGRDEVVVELEPGATVEGQVLSGSLAVEAGRVELRDERDASVGTAVIWRGRYVLRAVPAGPHVLHVEGAMAGTQAVAFLPRRVEVPARGAVTVDLQLEGSGTASIRVAESVSAVWLVPGAHALPDEPDGLSSLRGRGVRATYENGLYRVRGLPPGRYTLLVQRFEEYYSEAHAEEVELRPGADPTWEVRPRWRRYEDG, encoded by the coding sequence ATGATGTCCGAACTGCTCGCCATGCCCCTTTCGTCTCCACGAGGCTCGCTGGCCATCGAGGGGACGGTGGTGGGTCCCGAGGGCCCGGTGCCTGGAATCGTGGTCATCGCCACCGCGCCTCAGCCGGGCGAGGCGCTCGTGGATCAGCCCTGCCGCTGTGAGGACCATTGTGCGCGGGAGCTGCTGGAGCTGGGGTGTGGCTCGGTGGAAGCGCAGCTCGCGGAGTGGGTGGTCGCGCACGAGGACGATGCGCTTCCGCTCGCGCGCGTCGTCACGGACGCGGCGGGCCGCTTCCGGTTGGAGGGACTGGAAGCCGGCTCCCATACGCTGTGGGCCCAGAGCGAGCGCCATGCCGGCGTGCACCCGGAGGTGGCAGCGGGCGCGCAGGGGGTCGAGCTCCGGGTGGACGAGGGCACGTGGCTCTCCCGCGTGGCGCGCGACGAGGACGGACGGCCCCTGGCGGGCGCGCGCTTCACCGCCCTGCTCCACGCGCCCGGGCGCCTCTTCGAGAAGTCCACCCGGGACGATGGCTTCGCCATCCTCGGCCCGCTGCCTCGGGGTGAGTACACGCTCCTGGTGGAGAAGGAGGGCCTGCTGCCGGCGGTCGTCCGGATGAGCTCGGCGTTCGACGTCGGGCAGGAGGTGACGCTGTACAGGCCCCGGCGCGTCTCCGGCCGGGTGGAGGCCGGAGGCGGGCCGGCCGAGGGTCTCACCGTCCTCCTCACCGGCGAGCACCGCCGGTTGCAAGCCATGACGGACTCACGGGGACTCTTTACCTTCGAGGGGCTTCGCACGGGCTCCTATGAGGTGACGGTCCGCCGGGACGAGCTGCTCGCGGCGCGGCGGGTGACGGTGGAGCCCGGGCTGGATGTGGAGGAGGTGGTGTTGGAGCTCGCGCCCGGCATGGGGCTCGGGCTGAGCGGGCGCGTCACCGACGAGGCGGGCCATCCCATCGCGGGCGCTCGGGTCGATGCCGCTCGGGGCGCCGGGGAGTACGGCTCCTTCGAGTGGCACACCCTCACGGATGCGCAGGGGCGCTACCTGCTCGCGCTGCCCGGGCCGGGGACGTACCGCTTCCTCTTCGACTCCGAGCGTCACCAGCAGTACCGCCTTCCCGCGCGCCCGTACGAGCACTCGGAGGAGCTGGATGTGACGCTGGAGCCCTCCGTGCTGGTGGAGGGCCACACCGTGGACGAGTCAGGCGCGCCCGTGAGCGGAGTGGAGGTGTACCGCGTGGAGCCCGTGGAGGGCTCGGACTTCTTCGACAGGGTGGGCCGCTGGGACACCTCTCGCCGGGACGGCTCGTTCATGCTGGAGGGGCCGGAGCCTGGCACCTGGTACCTCGTGCCCGAGCACAAGGACTTCCTGGATGCTCGGCTGACGCTCCAGGCGCCGGCCCGCGAGGTGAAGGTGGTGTTGCGGCGGGGCGCCTCGGTGGAGGTAGAGGTGGTGGACGAGGCGGAGCGCCCGGTCGTCGACGCGTGGGTGAAGCTGGAGCCCGAGCGGCGCGCGGGGACCGCGTCGGGTCTCCAGGAGCACCAGCGGATGCGTCGGCAGACGAAGCAGGGCGCCACCGGGATGGATGGCCGACGGGTGTTCAGCGGGCTGTTGCCCGGGCGATTCAAGGTGGAGGTGACGGCAAGGCGGGTGCTGTCGCGGCGCGTGGCACACGGGGAGGTGGAGGTGCGTGGCACGGAGCAGGGGCGGGTGCGCCTGCGGCTCACCGAGGGCAAGGGCGGCTTCGCGGGGGTGGTGGTGGATGGGGAGGGCAAGCCGCTGGAGTACGCGATGGTGCGGGCGACGCCGGTAGAGTTCGCGCGGGTGAGGCCGGGCGAGCCGTACCAGGACGAGGGCGGGGAGGGGCTGGACATGGAGGGCACCGGGCCGGACGGGCGCTTCACCTTCTCGCGGCTGCGAGGCGAGGCCTGGGCCGTCACCGCCTACAAGGACGGGTATTTCCTCGACGTGGAGGCGAGCGGAGAGGGACTGGAGATCGCGGCCCCGCGCGAGTGGAACGTCCTGGCGCGAGGGACGGAGGAGGTACGCCTGGTGCTGGCGCGGCTGCCGCACGTGTCCGGGCGGGTGGTGCGCGAGGATGGCACGCCCGTCACGCGCTTCGAGGTGGACAGCCGGAGCATGAGCCACCCGGAGGGCCAGTTCTCGGTGGCCATGCGGGGCACGGGGGAGCAGCGGGTGTGGTTCAAGGCACCGGGGCTGAGCACGACACATCGGGTGGTGCAGGTGCGGCAGGGCGAGGACGTGGCCCTGGGAGACGTGGTGCTGCGGGCGAAGAGGACGGTGCGGGGGCGGGTGGTGGACGCGGTGACGCGGGCGCCGGTGGCGGGAGCCACGGTGGAGGAGGGCTTCGCGTCGAGGCGCGCCTACCGGCGGAGGACGGAGGAGATTCCCCAGGCGCGCACGCGGGGGGACGGGAGCTTCACCTTGACGGTCGGAGGGGAGGGGGTGCTGCCGCTGACGGTGCTCCACTCGTCATACCGGGCGGTGGAGCTGACGGTGGCGGAGGGGCGGGACGAGGTGGTGGTGGAGCTGGAGCCGGGGGCGACGGTGGAGGGGCAGGTGCTCTCGGGGAGCCTTGCGGTGGAGGCGGGCCGGGTCGAGCTGCGCGACGAGCGGGACGCCTCGGTGGGCACGGCGGTCATCTGGCGAGGGCGGTACGTGCTGCGCGCGGTACCGGCGGGCCCGCATGTGCTGCACGTGGAGGGAGCGATGGCCGGGACGCAGGCGGTGGCGTTCCTGCCGAGACGGGTGGAGGTCCCCGCCAGGGGCGCGGTGACGGTGGATCTCCAGTTGGAAGGCTCGGGGACGGCGAGCATCCGGGTGGCGGAGTCGGTCTCCGCGGTGTGGCTCGTTCCGGGCGCGCACGCGCTGCCGGACGAACCGGATGGGCTCTCCTCGCTACGAGGGCGGGGCGTCAGGGCGACATACGAGAACGGGCTGTACCGTGTCCGCGGGCTGCCGCCGGGGCGCTACACGTTGTTGGTGCAGCGCTTCGAGGAGTACTACTCGGAGGCCCACGCCGAGGAGGTGGAGCTGCGGCCCGGTGCTGACCCGACATGGGAGGTGCGCCCCCGCTGGCGCCGCTACGAGGACGGATGA
- a CDS encoding RICIN domain-containing protein encodes MSRMSVYRCLSLLGVVGGLGGCAANELESAEETAQLRSAAIVSSITEGDYVIRSAMTNKCVDISSSSTADGAKVQQWDCNGTNAQKFHISPTSDGYWKIINVNSNKAIDVKDVSTAQNALFHQWTYVGGNNQQFKFVARGNNQFSIHVRHTDMVMDLYWGSANNGTEYVQYPYTGTANQLYTFDKVDGTTPGNGLGAILSESTFNSMFPGRNPFYSYSSLVAAAATFPSFATTGDTDTRKREVAAFLANVAHETGNLVYIEEINKSVMCDTSWGPPGCGCAPGKMYYGRGPIQLSWNGNYCAAGNALGLNLMNDPDILSRDATASWRSGLWFWNTQTGAGSMTAHNAMVNNAGFGETIRTINGALECNGRNPAQVQSRIDNYLRFTNMLGVSAGSNLGC; translated from the coding sequence ATGTCCCGTATGAGCGTGTACCGTTGTTTGTCGCTGTTGGGCGTCGTGGGTGGACTGGGTGGATGCGCCGCCAACGAGCTGGAGAGCGCCGAGGAGACCGCCCAGCTGCGGAGCGCGGCCATCGTGTCGAGCATCACGGAGGGTGACTATGTCATCCGCTCGGCCATGACCAACAAGTGTGTCGACATCTCCTCGTCCAGCACCGCGGACGGAGCCAAGGTGCAGCAGTGGGACTGTAACGGCACCAACGCGCAGAAGTTCCACATCTCCCCGACGTCGGATGGTTACTGGAAGATCATCAACGTCAACAGCAACAAGGCGATCGACGTCAAGGACGTGAGCACCGCGCAGAACGCCCTGTTCCACCAGTGGACGTACGTCGGCGGGAACAACCAGCAGTTCAAGTTCGTGGCCCGGGGCAACAACCAGTTCAGCATCCATGTGCGCCACACGGACATGGTCATGGACCTGTACTGGGGCTCGGCGAACAACGGCACGGAGTACGTCCAGTACCCGTACACCGGCACCGCCAACCAGCTCTACACCTTCGACAAGGTGGACGGCACCACGCCTGGCAACGGACTGGGCGCGATCCTCAGCGAGTCCACGTTCAACAGCATGTTCCCGGGCCGCAACCCGTTCTACAGCTACAGCTCCCTGGTGGCGGCGGCGGCGACCTTCCCCTCGTTCGCCACCACGGGCGACACCGACACCCGCAAGCGTGAGGTGGCGGCCTTCCTCGCCAACGTCGCGCACGAGACCGGCAACCTCGTCTACATCGAGGAGATCAACAAGAGCGTGATGTGCGACACCAGCTGGGGCCCTCCGGGCTGCGGCTGCGCGCCGGGCAAGATGTACTACGGCCGTGGTCCCATCCAGCTGTCGTGGAACGGCAACTACTGCGCCGCCGGCAACGCGCTCGGGCTGAACCTCATGAATGACCCGGACATCCTCTCGCGGGATGCGACCGCCTCCTGGCGCTCGGGTCTCTGGTTCTGGAACACGCAGACGGGCGCGGGCTCCATGACGGCGCACAACGCCATGGTCAACAACGCTGGCTTCGGCGAGACGATCCGCACCATCAACGGCGCGCTGGAGTGCAACGGCCGCAACCCCGCCCAGGTGCAGAGCCGCATCGACAACTACCTGCGCTTCACCAACATGCTCGGCGTGAGCGCTGGCAGCAACCTCGGCTGCTAG
- a CDS encoding PPC domain-containing protein, producing the protein MNSISKKMMYAACFALAAACGPDALSGAEVPELAPKPDLAALRQPLAGDCTTTYSLTKDVAKTNLSGTVGSWSCIYKLTVPSGAAGLAFKTSGGTGDADLYVRYGLTPDATSYDCHSLSTTNEDQCLIASPQAGTYYVRLYGYGDYTGASLTGTYGVSCTSTTIMDVGRTYSNINAPQGLFSCGYLLTVPSGVNSVTFTTSGGTGNADLYVRRSDWPRADTYDCRSTGYSNSETCTLYYPSAGTYYIKLYGTSASSGVQLLATLDRPYTASVLVRGQPYVDVSMSAGEQRRYEIDMPWGKSDVQFFTSGGTGNANLYVKYEQAPTPYSHDCRNENYGNDASCLMGWGKTGRYYVLVEAKEVPVTGLRIGVSYTDYYN; encoded by the coding sequence GTGAATTCAATTTCCAAGAAGATGATGTACGCCGCGTGTTTCGCGCTGGCGGCGGCATGTGGGCCGGATGCTCTCTCGGGGGCGGAGGTCCCGGAGCTCGCGCCGAAGCCCGACCTCGCGGCGCTCCGGCAACCGCTCGCGGGAGATTGCACCACCACGTATTCGCTCACCAAGGACGTGGCGAAGACGAACCTGTCAGGTACGGTGGGCAGCTGGTCCTGCATCTACAAATTGACCGTCCCGAGCGGTGCGGCGGGGCTTGCGTTCAAGACGTCAGGCGGGACGGGTGACGCGGATCTGTACGTCCGTTATGGCCTCACGCCGGACGCGACCTCGTACGACTGCCATTCGCTGAGTACGACCAATGAGGACCAATGCCTCATCGCGTCGCCCCAGGCCGGTACGTATTACGTCCGGCTCTACGGATACGGCGACTACACCGGCGCGAGCCTGACGGGTACCTACGGAGTGTCCTGCACCAGCACCACCATCATGGACGTGGGGCGCACGTATTCGAACATCAACGCGCCGCAGGGACTGTTCTCGTGCGGGTACCTGCTCACGGTTCCTTCCGGCGTGAACAGCGTGACGTTCACGACTTCAGGGGGCACGGGGAACGCCGACCTCTACGTCCGCAGAAGCGACTGGCCCAGGGCGGACACGTACGATTGCAGGTCGACGGGCTACAGCAACAGCGAGACGTGCACGTTGTATTACCCGAGCGCTGGAACGTATTACATCAAGCTCTACGGCACCTCCGCGAGCAGCGGGGTTCAGCTCCTGGCCACCCTGGATCGCCCCTATACCGCGTCCGTCCTCGTTCGCGGACAGCCCTACGTCGACGTCTCCATGTCCGCGGGCGAGCAGCGCCGGTACGAAATCGACATGCCGTGGGGAAAGAGTGACGTCCAGTTCTTCACCTCCGGCGGCACCGGCAACGCGAACCTGTACGTGAAGTACGAACAGGCGCCCACTCCCTATTCCCATGACTGCAGGAATGAGAATTACGGGAATGACGCCTCGTGCCTGATGGGCTGGGGCAAGACGGGCCGCTACTACGTCCTCGTCGAAGCGAAGGAAGTGCCTGTCACCGGCCTGCGCATCGGCGTGAGCTACACGGACTACTACAACTAG
- a CDS encoding VOC family protein has protein sequence MKLGYVILYVPDVPATVAFYEKAFGLQRRFLHESGQYAELETGVTALAFASEGMAKQNGLTVRFHRPKEDAAAVEVALVTPDVEAAFERAVKAGAQAAQPPKQKPWGQTVAYVRDLDGVLVELCTPMSA, from the coding sequence ATGAAGCTCGGTTACGTCATCCTCTACGTCCCGGACGTGCCCGCCACCGTCGCCTTCTACGAGAAGGCCTTCGGCCTGCAACGCCGCTTCCTCCATGAGAGTGGCCAGTACGCGGAGCTGGAGACCGGCGTCACGGCGCTGGCGTTCGCCTCGGAAGGCATGGCGAAGCAGAACGGACTCACCGTGCGCTTCCACCGGCCGAAGGAGGACGCGGCCGCGGTGGAGGTGGCGCTCGTCACGCCGGATGTCGAGGCCGCCTTCGAGCGCGCGGTGAAGGCTGGCGCCCAGGCCGCCCAACCCCCCAAGCAAAAGCCCTGGGGGCAGACGGTGGCCTACGTGCGGGACCTCGACGGAGTGCTGGTGGAGCTCTGTACCCCGATGTCCGCTTGA
- a CDS encoding AbfB domain-containing protein: MKSSSRASRLTGALVGLSLWTLAPAASAQARSLEPRLAADKRAQRELPAGTPVERLVVKFHEGSRVRLRGEALVSLAAERSEVERSLLANRGLSEARLSRDVRSVQALLERAPRLGAPRRLFTEAELSLELRKEFGEAQSGRQLADLNLYYEVPLLPRTTAEDVADLVAELNALDSVEVAYVQPPAEPAMVNFGMDEALRGLLAAVDISPTTPLYEADQGYLNAAPTGVDARYAWTVPGGDGSGVRFVDIEGGWRTSHEDMPGLFTQLGTQINDIGWRNHGTAVLGTAVGVGNAYGVRGIAYGATTGVSGIGNQSAASAITSAASAVGRGGVILVELHAQGPADSTPCTCNQGQCNYIAMEYWQGEFDAISTATANGVTVVEAAGNGSANLDEGAYGNAFNRSVRDSGAILVGASGATTRAPTCWTNFGSRVDVHGWGENVVTMGYGDRFGSAYGEDQYYTSTFSGTSSASPVVAGSALSIQGAVRARGQGALDPRAVRSLLANTGTPQASDSRKIGPLPNLRKALQAGLLPINRYRSFQVVTPNFTNRYMRHAGSLGYTEVVDGASSTTLKQDATFKIIPGLADASCYSFEARNFPGSYLRHQSNRVRLDARNGTALFDQDATFCARAALDGSQNVSLEARNLSGSYLRHRNGELWVEAIANTQGDRQDATWAVVTPRWRNGMDLPVNTYRSLQVVTPGFTNRYLRHQNSLGYTEVVDGASDSTLKQDATFKIVAGLADASCYSLEARNFPGRYLRHASDRVRLDARDGTALFDQDATFCAQPALFGTGTSFESYNFPGRYLRHSDSQAWLAGGGASTGWDKALSFSEDASWNLVSPWAP; encoded by the coding sequence ATGAAGTCCTCCTCACGTGCCTCCCGTCTCACGGGTGCGCTGGTGGGCCTGTCCCTGTGGACCCTGGCTCCCGCCGCCTCCGCCCAAGCCCGCTCCCTGGAGCCCCGCCTCGCCGCCGACAAGCGGGCCCAGCGAGAGCTGCCCGCCGGAACGCCCGTGGAGCGCCTGGTGGTGAAGTTCCACGAGGGCAGCCGCGTCCGTCTGCGCGGAGAGGCCCTCGTCTCCCTCGCCGCCGAGCGCTCCGAGGTGGAGCGTTCCCTGCTCGCGAACCGTGGCCTCTCCGAGGCCCGCCTGAGCCGTGACGTGCGGTCCGTCCAGGCGCTGCTCGAGCGCGCGCCCCGCCTCGGCGCTCCCCGCCGCCTCTTCACGGAAGCGGAGCTCTCGCTGGAGCTGCGCAAGGAATTCGGCGAGGCCCAGAGCGGGCGCCAGCTGGCCGACCTCAACCTCTATTACGAGGTGCCCCTGCTGCCGCGCACCACCGCGGAGGACGTGGCGGACCTGGTGGCCGAGCTCAACGCCCTGGACAGCGTGGAGGTGGCCTATGTCCAGCCGCCCGCCGAGCCCGCCATGGTGAACTTCGGCATGGACGAGGCCCTGCGTGGCCTGCTCGCCGCCGTGGACATCTCGCCCACCACCCCGCTGTACGAGGCCGACCAGGGCTACCTCAACGCGGCCCCCACGGGCGTGGACGCGCGCTATGCCTGGACGGTGCCGGGAGGCGACGGCTCCGGCGTGCGCTTCGTCGACATCGAGGGTGGCTGGCGCACCTCCCACGAGGACATGCCCGGCCTGTTCACCCAGCTCGGCACGCAGATCAATGACATCGGCTGGCGCAACCACGGCACCGCGGTGCTGGGCACGGCCGTCGGCGTGGGCAACGCCTACGGCGTGAGAGGCATCGCGTACGGGGCGACGACGGGTGTGTCGGGCATCGGCAATCAATCGGCCGCCAGCGCCATCACCAGCGCGGCGTCGGCCGTGGGCCGCGGCGGCGTCATCCTCGTCGAGCTGCATGCGCAGGGGCCCGCGGACAGCACGCCCTGCACCTGCAACCAGGGCCAGTGCAACTACATCGCCATGGAGTACTGGCAGGGCGAGTTCGACGCCATCTCCACGGCCACGGCCAACGGCGTGACGGTGGTGGAAGCGGCCGGCAACGGCAGCGCCAACCTGGACGAGGGCGCGTACGGCAATGCCTTCAACCGGAGCGTGCGTGACTCGGGCGCCATCCTGGTGGGCGCCAGCGGCGCCACGACGCGCGCCCCCACGTGCTGGACGAACTTCGGCTCGCGCGTGGACGTGCACGGCTGGGGCGAGAACGTCGTGACGATGGGCTACGGCGACCGCTTCGGCTCGGCGTACGGCGAGGACCAGTACTACACCTCCACCTTCAGCGGCACCTCCAGCGCCTCGCCCGTCGTCGCCGGCTCGGCCCTCAGCATCCAGGGCGCGGTGCGGGCCCGGGGCCAGGGCGCCCTGGACCCGCGCGCCGTGCGCTCGCTGCTGGCCAACACCGGCACGCCACAGGCCTCGGACTCCCGGAAGATCGGGCCCCTGCCCAACCTGAGGAAGGCCCTCCAGGCGGGGTTGCTGCCCATCAACAGGTACCGCTCCTTCCAGGTGGTGACGCCGAACTTCACCAACCGTTACATGCGCCACGCTGGCAGCCTGGGCTACACCGAGGTGGTGGACGGCGCGAGCAGCACCACGCTCAAGCAGGACGCGACCTTCAAGATCATCCCCGGCCTGGCCGACGCGAGCTGCTACTCCTTCGAGGCGCGCAACTTCCCCGGCAGCTACCTGCGCCACCAGAGCAACCGCGTCCGCCTGGACGCGCGCAATGGCACGGCGCTCTTCGATCAGGACGCCACCTTCTGCGCGCGAGCGGCGCTCGACGGCTCCCAGAACGTGTCGCTGGAGGCCAGGAACCTGTCCGGCTCCTACCTGCGCCACCGCAACGGCGAGCTCTGGGTGGAGGCCATCGCGAACACCCAGGGAGACCGCCAGGACGCGACGTGGGCCGTGGTGACGCCGAGGTGGAGGAACGGCATGGACCTGCCGGTGAACACCTACCGTTCGCTCCAGGTGGTGACGCCGGGCTTCACCAACCGCTACCTGCGCCACCAGAACAGCCTGGGCTACACCGAGGTGGTGGACGGCGCGAGCGACTCCACGCTCAAGCAGGACGCGACCTTCAAGATCGTCGCCGGCCTGGCTGACGCGAGCTGCTACTCGCTCGAGGCGCGCAACTTCCCCGGCCGCTACCTGCGCCACGCCTCGGATCGCGTCCGCCTGGACGCGCGTGATGGCACGGCGCTCTTCGATCAGGACGCCACGTTCTGCGCGCAGCCGGCGCTCTTCGGCACGGGCACCTCGTTCGAGTCCTACAACTTCCCGGGCCGCTACCTGCGCCACTCCGACTCCCAGGCCTGGCTCGCGGGGGGCGGGGCGTCCACCGGTTGGGACAAGGCCCTGAGCTTCAGCGAGGACGCGAGCTGGAACCTCGTATCCCCCTGGGCTCCCTGA
- a CDS encoding ATP-grasp domain-containing protein — protein MSTQPQLAVFYEHPEWFKPLFATLERRGIPYVPLRLDEHFFDLNDRTPPAPVIFSRVAMSSFLRQDEHGIFYAQSLYSHWEQCGARIINGNPTLAVDTSKARQLSLINSLGYATPATRVVHRRADLPRAAQGLRFPIVVKVNIGGSGAGVVRYDSMEQLVQAVADGTTPTSIDSVTLVQEYIPTRGSRIVRAETLAGRFLYAISLTTDGGSFDLCPADACMVGKPKITIEQTTLDADTIRAVETISRAANMELCGIEYMIDDRDGTRRFYDINGLSNFVAKPLEVLGWEPHEKLADYLLEVLAARRRGEAA, from the coding sequence ATGAGCACCCAGCCCCAGCTCGCCGTCTTCTACGAGCACCCCGAGTGGTTCAAGCCCCTGTTCGCCACGCTCGAGCGGCGCGGCATCCCCTACGTGCCGCTGCGCCTCGACGAGCACTTCTTCGACCTGAATGACCGCACGCCGCCCGCGCCGGTCATCTTCAGCCGCGTGGCGATGAGCTCCTTCCTGCGCCAGGACGAGCACGGCATCTTCTACGCCCAGTCCCTCTACTCCCACTGGGAGCAGTGCGGCGCCCGCATCATCAACGGCAACCCGACCCTCGCGGTGGACACGTCCAAGGCCCGCCAGCTGTCGCTCATCAACTCGCTGGGCTACGCGACCCCGGCCACGCGCGTGGTGCATCGCCGGGCCGATCTGCCCCGCGCCGCCCAGGGCCTGCGCTTCCCCATCGTGGTCAAGGTCAACATCGGCGGCTCGGGCGCCGGCGTCGTTCGCTATGACAGCATGGAGCAGCTCGTCCAGGCCGTCGCCGACGGCACCACGCCCACCAGCATCGACAGCGTCACGCTCGTCCAGGAGTACATCCCCACCCGCGGCAGCCGCATCGTGCGCGCGGAGACCCTGGCCGGACGCTTCCTCTACGCCATCTCCTTGACCACCGACGGCGGCTCCTTCGACCTGTGCCCCGCGGACGCGTGCATGGTGGGCAAACCCAAGATCACCATCGAGCAGACCACGCTGGACGCCGACACCATCCGCGCCGTGGAGACCATTTCACGCGCGGCGAACATGGAGCTGTGCGGCATCGAGTACATGATCGACGACCGCGACGGCACGCGCCGCTTCTACGACATCAACGGGCTGTCCAACTTCGTGGCCAAACCCCTCGAGGTGCTGGGGTGGGAGCCGCACGAGAAGCTGGCGGACTACCTCCTCGAGGTCCTGGCCGCCCGGCGGCGCGGGGAGGCGGCATGA
- a CDS encoding SDR family oxidoreductase translates to MKQTTGIALVTGANRGLGLEACRQLGRLGWRVWLTAPDLSEGQRACDTLRSEGLDIHFEPLDVASPESLAALAGRLEQQGVRLSALINNAGVAMEGFNAHVAEYTVAVNFLGPLLVTERLLPLVEEHGRIVMVSSSLAWLNDYPPSLRKRFDPPPPRERLLAHLRAFVEDVRAGVYEARGWPGSAYRVSKLGLNALTRLLAEELKPRHLLVNAVCPGWVRTEMGGRHAARSVERGADILVWAATLPPEGPTGGLFFNRRPIPW, encoded by the coding sequence ATGAAACAGACAACTGGAATAGCGCTCGTCACGGGAGCCAACCGTGGACTGGGATTGGAGGCCTGCCGCCAGTTGGGACGTCTCGGCTGGCGTGTGTGGCTGACGGCCCCTGATCTCTCCGAGGGGCAGCGGGCCTGCGACACGCTTCGCTCCGAGGGACTCGACATCCATTTCGAGCCCCTGGATGTTGCTTCCCCGGAGAGTCTCGCCGCGCTCGCGGGACGCCTGGAGCAGCAGGGAGTCCGGCTGTCGGCGCTCATCAACAACGCGGGCGTTGCCATGGAAGGCTTCAACGCCCACGTCGCCGAGTACACGGTGGCGGTGAACTTCCTCGGGCCGCTGCTCGTCACCGAGCGCCTGCTGCCGCTCGTGGAGGAGCATGGGCGCATCGTCATGGTGTCCAGCAGCCTGGCCTGGTTGAACGATTATCCGCCCTCGCTCCGCAAGCGCTTCGATCCGCCCCCGCCGAGGGAGAGGCTGCTGGCGCACCTCCGGGCCTTCGTCGAGGACGTGAGGGCCGGCGTGTATGAGGCCAGGGGTTGGCCGGGCTCGGCCTACCGTGTCTCCAAGCTGGGCCTCAACGCGCTGACGCGTCTGTTGGCCGAGGAGCTGAAGCCCCGCCACCTGCTCGTCAACGCCGTCTGCCCCGGCTGGGTGCGGACCGAGATGGGCGGGCGTCATGCGGCACGCAGCGTCGAGCGGGGCGCGGACATCCTCGTCTGGGCCGCCACGCTCCCGCCCGAGGGTCCCACGGGTGGACTCTTCTTCAACCGCAGGCCCATCCCCTGGTAG